In the genome of Myxococcus stipitatus, one region contains:
- the tnpC gene encoding IS66 family transposase, translating into MTSLEAKMAALERRVFGKRTEKLPPVAQELKARQDSPEEERARAAAALRTRRARAARKADAAVEREVRHEVPAEDRHCPACGSEELNPLGEGRRTVVYEHVPAFFEKQVHVQEVLACTCGRGVVTAPAPPKVVDKGEYGPGLLAHVVVSKCADAMPLHRLAQRMERGGVPMSRSTLTDLFHQSASAVRPLSSYLLQRIASAEVVWADETPLRVLDVKKTRRGYLWTFLTQTPQSEWLIGYRFSLGRAGKTPKDVLGGTTGALVVDGYTGYNAVTLPEGRTRVGCWAHLRRRFFEALPTAPEAREAMDLILELYRVEAQARDAGLVGTAAHRALRQESSTRVLVRLRTWLEVQTPRHPPKSPLGQALSYATKQWEALTRFVEDPRLPLDNNRSEAALRKAALGRKNFLFVGHETAGENLAGLYALVATCEANGVNPEAYLADVLLRVQTHPNSRIAELLPHEWKRQQTTGPPESRFQPQP; encoded by the coding sequence ATGACTTCGCTGGAGGCGAAGATGGCGGCGTTGGAGCGCCGCGTCTTCGGCAAGAGGACGGAGAAGCTGCCGCCCGTGGCCCAGGAGCTGAAGGCCCGCCAAGACTCCCCAGAGGAAGAGCGGGCCCGGGCGGCAGCGGCCCTCCGGACGCGACGCGCACGAGCGGCCCGCAAGGCCGACGCCGCGGTGGAGCGTGAAGTCAGGCACGAAGTCCCCGCCGAAGACAGGCACTGCCCGGCCTGCGGCAGCGAGGAACTCAATCCCCTGGGGGAGGGGCGCCGGACGGTGGTGTACGAGCACGTGCCGGCCTTCTTCGAGAAGCAGGTGCACGTGCAAGAAGTGCTGGCGTGCACCTGCGGCCGAGGTGTCGTCACCGCGCCCGCGCCACCCAAGGTGGTGGACAAGGGCGAGTACGGCCCGGGTCTCCTGGCACACGTCGTCGTCTCCAAGTGCGCGGACGCCATGCCGCTGCACCGCCTGGCACAGCGGATGGAGCGGGGCGGAGTCCCCATGAGCCGCAGCACGCTGACGGACCTCTTCCACCAGTCGGCCTCGGCGGTGCGGCCTCTGTCCTCGTACCTCTTGCAGCGCATTGCCTCGGCCGAGGTGGTGTGGGCTGACGAGACGCCGCTGCGCGTGCTGGACGTGAAGAAGACGCGCCGAGGCTACCTCTGGACGTTTCTCACCCAGACGCCCCAGAGCGAGTGGCTCATCGGCTACCGCTTCAGCCTGGGCCGCGCGGGCAAGACGCCCAAGGACGTGCTGGGCGGCACCACGGGCGCGCTCGTGGTGGACGGGTACACCGGCTACAACGCGGTGACACTGCCGGAGGGCCGCACGCGCGTCGGCTGCTGGGCCCACCTGCGCCGTCGCTTCTTCGAGGCACTGCCCACCGCGCCTGAGGCCCGGGAGGCGATGGACCTCATCCTGGAGCTCTACCGGGTGGAGGCCCAGGCGCGGGACGCGGGCCTCGTGGGCACTGCGGCGCATCGCGCGTTGCGCCAGGAGTCCAGCACTCGCGTTCTCGTGCGTCTGCGCACGTGGCTCGAAGTCCAGACGCCGCGCCACCCGCCGAAGAGTCCGCTGGGGCAGGCTCTCTCCTACGCGACGAAGCAGTGGGAGGCGCTCACCCGCTTCGTCGAGGACCCGCGGCTGCCCTTGGACAACAACCGCTCGGAGGCGGCGTTGCGAAAGGCCGCACTCGGCCGCAAGAACTTCCTCTTCGTCGGACACGAAACCGCTGGCGAGAATCTCGCGGGTCTCTACGCGCTGGTCGCTACCTGCGAGGCCAACGGCGTCAACCCCGAGGCGTACCTGGCTGACGTCCTGCTCCGCGTCCAGACGCACCCGAACTCGCGCATCGCGGAGCTGTTGCCTCACGAGTGGAAGCGTCAGCAGACCACCGGTCCGCCCGAGTCACGCTTCCAGCCCCAGCCCTGA
- the tnpB gene encoding IS66 family insertion sequence element accessory protein TnpB (TnpB, as the term is used for proteins encoded by IS66 family insertion elements, is considered an accessory protein, since TnpC, encoded by a neighboring gene, is a DDE family transposase.), translating to MFTLPASVRVVLATEPVDMRKSIDGLMALVQSGWGEDVYSGHLFAFVSRRGDRIKVLAWSRGGFVLLYKRLETGRFRLPKVETEARTVALDATQLAMLLDGIDVAEVRRPSAWAPPGRPAS from the coding sequence GTGTTCACCCTGCCTGCGTCCGTGCGCGTGGTGTTGGCCACGGAGCCAGTGGACATGCGCAAGTCGATTGATGGGTTGATGGCCCTGGTGCAGTCGGGGTGGGGAGAGGACGTGTACTCCGGGCACCTCTTCGCCTTCGTCTCGCGCAGAGGGGACCGCATCAAGGTGTTGGCGTGGAGTCGTGGCGGATTCGTGCTGCTGTACAAAAGACTGGAGACGGGGCGCTTCCGGTTGCCCAAGGTGGAGACCGAGGCGCGGACGGTGGCGCTGGACGCGACGCAGTTGGCGATGTTGCTGGACGGCATCGACGTGGCCGAAGTCCGACGCCCGTCTGCCTGGGCACCTCCCGGCCGCCCGGCCTCCTGA
- the tnpA gene encoding IS66 family insertion sequence element accessory protein TnpA: protein MSKLVESEEWFQVAEAFEASGLTQKEFSAQRGLRLSTLQSWVYRRRRQRSRKAPAVRLLPVEVASTTQASAAMLEIVLPGGARVRFAPGTDVGYVARLLTALGR, encoded by the coding sequence ATGTCGAAGCTGGTTGAGAGTGAAGAGTGGTTCCAGGTCGCCGAGGCGTTTGAAGCGAGCGGCCTGACGCAAAAGGAGTTCTCCGCGCAGCGCGGGTTGAGGCTTAGCACGCTGCAGTCGTGGGTTTACCGGCGCCGACGTCAGCGGAGCAGGAAGGCCCCCGCTGTGAGACTGTTGCCGGTGGAGGTGGCGAGCACGACGCAAGCGAGCGCGGCGATGCTCGAGATAGTGCTGCCCGGCGGAGCGCGAGTGAGGTTCGCCCCAGGCACCGACGTCGGGTACGTGGCCCGGCTCCTCACGGCGCTGGGCAGGTGA
- a CDS encoding DUF2169 domain-containing protein, whose protein sequence is MWGLKNRTAYAAERNWTRDKDGVHWWLVAVKATFNIAPTGRLALADEQPPPVLAPEYFGEPGQSSLRYDSDLLAAKPGTDVLIAAHAHAPRGRPVPTVPVSLRIERLHKELIVYGKRIYGQGMLGASATRPQPFTTCPIRYEFAFGVTVRRATWREALQG, encoded by the coding sequence ATGTGGGGGTTGAAGAATCGCACGGCATACGCGGCAGAGCGGAACTGGACCCGCGACAAGGATGGAGTCCACTGGTGGCTCGTCGCGGTCAAGGCAACGTTCAACATTGCCCCCACGGGGCGGCTTGCACTGGCGGATGAGCAGCCCCCTCCGGTGCTGGCACCGGAGTACTTTGGCGAACCTGGCCAGTCGAGCTTGCGCTACGACTCCGACCTTCTCGCGGCGAAACCGGGCACGGACGTACTGATTGCCGCGCATGCGCACGCGCCTCGCGGAAGACCTGTCCCAACAGTGCCGGTCTCCCTCCGGATTGAACGGCTCCACAAGGAGCTCATCGTGTACGGGAAACGCATCTATGGACAGGGGATGCTCGGCGCATCAGCGACCCGGCCACAGCCATTCACCACATGTCCGATTCGATATGAATTCGCGTTCGGCGTAACCGTCCGGCGAGCGACGTGGCGCGAGGCATTGCAGGGGTAG
- a CDS encoding pilus assembly protein N-terminal domain-containing protein: protein MKNGLKGLAVLASLLVGTSALAEERIELKVGAHHVLTVKGLNKVALGDPETAEVKTLGAGKLDIEGKAEGTTQLLVWSAGGKREAYTVVVTKDGAKPAAATK, encoded by the coding sequence ATGAAGAACGGACTGAAGGGACTCGCCGTGTTGGCGTCACTGCTGGTGGGCACGAGCGCGCTGGCGGAGGAGCGCATCGAGCTCAAGGTGGGGGCGCACCATGTGCTCACCGTGAAGGGGCTGAACAAGGTGGCGCTGGGAGACCCTGAGACGGCGGAGGTGAAGACGCTGGGGGCGGGCAAGCTCGACATCGAGGGCAAGGCGGAGGGGACCACCCAGCTTCTGGTGTGGAGCGCGGGCGGCAAGCGGGAGGCGTACACGGTGGTGGTGACGAAGGACGGCGCGAAGCCCGCCGCCGCGACGAAATAG